A portion of the Chlamydia caviae GPIC genome contains these proteins:
- the pgl gene encoding 6-phosphogluconolactonase yields the protein MATLVNFNDTNKLLLTKKPELFIDLASKDWIASANKSIKQRGAFYVALSGGRTPLEIFKEIVKNKDKISDPTKIFLFWGDERNVPHTSYESNYGQAMSILRDLYIPEEQIFRMETENPDGARKYQNLIESVVPEVSFDMVMLGIGEDGHTLSLFPNTQALKEQERLVVFNEVPQLETERMTLTLPTVHKAKHIVVYVQGENKKAIVSSVFFPKDKQPQPYPIELVGQAKTPLFWILAADAYDSKDFDSISPLYKLDII from the coding sequence ATGGCAACATTAGTGAATTTTAACGATACGAATAAACTCCTCCTCACGAAGAAACCCGAGTTGTTTATTGATCTGGCTAGTAAGGATTGGATAGCAAGTGCTAATAAATCCATTAAACAGCGCGGAGCTTTTTATGTTGCTCTTTCTGGAGGGAGAACTCCTTTAGAAATCTTTAAGGAAATTGTAAAAAACAAAGATAAGATCTCCGATCCTACTAAGATCTTTCTATTTTGGGGAGATGAAAGAAATGTCCCCCACACATCTTATGAAAGTAACTATGGTCAGGCCATGAGTATTCTTCGGGATTTGTATATTCCTGAAGAGCAGATTTTTCGCATGGAAACTGAAAATCCTGACGGAGCAAGAAAATATCAAAACCTTATAGAATCCGTAGTTCCTGAAGTAAGTTTTGATATGGTTATGCTCGGGATTGGTGAAGACGGTCATACCCTATCCCTATTCCCAAATACACAAGCTCTAAAAGAACAAGAGCGTCTAGTCGTATTTAATGAAGTTCCTCAATTAGAAACTGAGAGAATGACTCTTACCCTTCCCACTGTGCACAAAGCAAAACACATAGTTGTCTATGTTCAAGGAGAGAATAAAAAAGCTATCGTAAGTAGCGTATTTTTCCCTAAAGATAAGCAACCGCAACCCTACCCTATAGAGCTGGTCGGACAAGCAAAAACGCCTCTATTTTGGATTCTTGCTGCAGATGCTTATGATTCGAAAGATTTCGACTCGATTTCCCCACTGTATAAATTAGATATTATCTAA
- the zwf gene encoding glucose-6-phosphate dehydrogenase codes for MEMTSNENKDGGKTLLPCPPCVMVIFGATGDLTARKLFPALYHLIKEGRLSENFVCVGFARRKKSHEEFREEMKQAIQNFSRAQELDIRIWEEFESRIFYHESNFSSPEGYASLKERLEDIDKKYKTQGNRLFYLSTPPEYFPEIIENINKHKLFYHDQSEGKPWSRVIIEKPFGVDLQSAKELQKYIDDNLDEDSVYRIDHYLGKETVQNILTIRFANTLFESCWNSQYIDHVQISVSESIGIGTRGNFFEKSGMLRDMVQNHMMQLLCLLTMEPPSVFNSEEIKKEKINILKKIRPFAKEDIIRGQYGPGEVQDVSVLGYREEDNVAPDSNVETYVALKMFIDNPRWLGVPFYLRAGKRLSKRSTDISIIFKKSLPSLFTAESCPVCPLENDLLIIRIQPDEGVALKFNCKVPGMNNIVRPVKMDFRYDTYFKTTAPEAYERLLCDCILGDRILFTCSDEVMDSWELFTPILKRWEQDSSDAHFPNYVAGSSGPKEAEELLQADGRSWRPL; via the coding sequence ATGGAAATGACAAGTAATGAAAATAAAGATGGCGGGAAAACCTTGCTCCCATGTCCTCCCTGTGTGATGGTAATCTTCGGAGCTACCGGAGATCTTACAGCGCGCAAGTTATTCCCAGCATTGTATCATCTTATTAAAGAGGGTAGGCTGTCTGAAAACTTTGTCTGCGTAGGTTTTGCTAGAAGAAAGAAAAGCCATGAGGAATTTCGTGAAGAAATGAAACAGGCAATACAAAACTTTTCACGTGCTCAAGAGCTTGATATCCGCATTTGGGAAGAGTTTGAATCACGTATATTTTATCACGAATCCAACTTCTCTTCTCCCGAGGGCTACGCCTCATTAAAAGAGAGACTTGAGGATATTGATAAGAAATATAAGACACAAGGGAATCGGCTATTTTACTTATCAACGCCTCCAGAGTATTTCCCCGAGATTATCGAAAATATTAATAAGCATAAGCTTTTTTATCATGATCAAAGCGAAGGCAAGCCATGGTCTCGAGTGATTATAGAAAAACCCTTTGGTGTGGATCTACAAAGCGCTAAAGAACTACAAAAGTACATAGATGATAATCTAGATGAAGATTCTGTCTATCGTATCGATCATTATCTGGGGAAAGAAACTGTACAGAATATTCTTACGATACGTTTTGCAAATACTCTATTTGAGTCTTGTTGGAATTCTCAATACATTGATCATGTGCAAATTAGCGTGAGTGAATCTATAGGCATAGGCACACGAGGGAACTTCTTTGAAAAATCTGGAATGCTTCGTGATATGGTGCAAAACCATATGATGCAGCTTTTATGTCTATTAACTATGGAACCTCCTTCAGTATTCAATTCTGAAGAAATTAAAAAAGAAAAGATCAATATTCTTAAGAAAATCCGTCCATTTGCTAAAGAAGATATTATTCGTGGACAATATGGTCCGGGAGAAGTACAAGATGTGTCTGTTCTTGGCTATCGTGAAGAAGACAATGTAGCTCCAGATTCTAATGTGGAGACTTATGTAGCGTTAAAGATGTTTATTGATAACCCACGTTGGTTGGGAGTGCCTTTTTATCTTCGAGCCGGTAAACGTCTTTCTAAACGCTCTACAGATATCTCTATCATTTTCAAAAAGTCTTTGCCCAGCTTATTTACAGCGGAATCTTGTCCCGTATGTCCTTTAGAAAATGATCTGCTAATTATCCGTATACAACCGGATGAAGGCGTGGCCTTGAAATTTAACTGTAAAGTTCCTGGAATGAATAATATCGTACGTCCTGTGAAAATGGATTTTCGCTACGATACGTATTTCAAGACAACGGCGCCGGAAGCTTACGAGAGATTGCTTTGTGACTGTATTCTAGGCGATAGGATTCTATTTACCTGTAGTGATGAAGTTATGGATTCTTGGGAGCTCTTTACACCGATTTTAAAGCGATGGGAGCAAGATTCCTCAGATGCGCATTTCCCTAATTATGTTGCTGGATCTTCAGGTCCTAAGGAAGCAGAGGAATTACTACAAGCTGATGGAAGAAGTTGGCGTCCCCTGTAA